The following are encoded together in the Euwallacea fornicatus isolate EFF26 chromosome 11, ASM4011564v1, whole genome shotgun sequence genome:
- the LOC136341947 gene encoding golgin subfamily A member 4-like isoform X4, whose product MPQSAYCAGQMTITTETLTELEKAENIGTGGETLHRKLESCRYDLEKLEVNHEMELDDSAKTERKKLTHHCHFKEGQTSTGNSSDEEVTSLEEEIARVQSETPEKEPRIAAKEMEVLKKYYSNLFSIQEENVKLIKSNQELQLKCKESEEKLQIPNCDVDYSTLKKLKEELLTLKQTAADRNGLQTQLPRLERKLNDHHDLPEGTVDFQFKSVLIDDVLEDLHAGRVAQCPALNEQLLQFKQKANKLERQLRLATENVQSAEDDLDSMRTKCAMAEIEAWNQRTETETLKSKIVCMEQEMESLKTMCKDQEALQMEKDRLQVSLDELMRMHDDYEHMRMQVIAVDVIKAERDRYKRKCEEFTGLENECNLLRSQLEHAKLIEKEKESLQKQAEDLEKCVCEQETEIKGLVCHVSCLAQDRQQQQAKMKDEVSSLKLELEEKKNLLAISEEEIATLNIKIETTLCNLTNEAVRLRQDKEDLRKCLQRIKQEKLEIKRQCQELEEINCDLKWELQSKLKQIQDQEIQLEDRNRTIEIMQEVLSDREEVDKNLITEYSEWELARPQAELEKANVRNQQLSLKARASSESNYEFKDMLEQAKCAVKCIPQGLEQQHAKWGSNKERFRCCSGCNVKKPTVQKGLIIGDSDHCTCKPKKPESKSKEVQYNSPPTCNGKRTTQSKLQELTSSSTPTKQSSEDPQGLSLTLPNDLKQDVEEDAMFTARSVGDNLARSAELKAELLKANETIACLRQQLARAERTAAESLSLRKNLNKTLDAMRKIGTAGSAAFCDTENSKLQKDLENALEDVRTSGNETSCLRTENCKLKQQLTQLEMESTEVRSHMDHAWNSLRKTSDELRQLQDNNKRYKQRNGELEYEIAELQRRLDLAGRPIEAIDTNVKLLQEELNKLKRDLDATQNEARTSGQGNSQLCSSNIEVEAALKAKAEAENQINDLKSAVNALKIQHAQIHEAKEKLQLEKSALCQDMKRATTNLDAEKNKGKQRKSNKETKKKHSHLKSLVLVLAQEIMKERKKFMKLQKERNEIGEQLRASFAKLEAMERRPKNLIKEKEETFKGKLKTIKEGDKLTKERLDLEQHTEEAKGKSENLQSHVRVIDEELMDKKKSSFEDPKLKNEKLTLVTFETASSPLVQFTLSNLFSDDEMAFHSENLSANNVDALLKKGPTKGFRALTVEELQFIHKQLKEGVIKALERLEQKAGLLRPRKGRDNLSLLHRIIELEGDLLRGQRQASHKVTQGQTGTKLKDCRSWDLKRDLKREKRGTLVAPMKALRRRISGNINALEKIMSQLQKHLNKELLNKMKLNEKVERPRKKMPAVGNTNALKRYE is encoded by the exons ATG CCCCAAAGTGCCTACTGTGCAGGGCAAATGACAATCACCACTGAGACTCTGACGGAACTAGAGAAGGCCGAAAATATTGGCACGGGAGGAGAGACTCTTCATAGGAAACTAGAGAGCTGCCGATATGATCTTGAGAAACTCGAG GTAAACCATGAAATGGAGCTCGATGATTCCGCGAAAactgaaaggaaaaaattgacacACCATTGTCATTTCAAAGAAGGCCAGACATCAACAGGAAATTCCAGCGATGAAGAGGTGACGTCTCTGGAAGAGGAAATCGCAAGAGTGCAATCTGAGACTCCGGAGAAGGAGCCCAGAATTGCAGCGAAAGAGATGGAGGTTTTGAAGAAGTACTACTCCAACCTCTTCTCGATCCAAGAAGAGAACGTAAAACTGATAAAGAGCAATCAAGAACTGCAGCTCAAGTGCAAGGAGTCTGAAGAAAAGTTGCAGATCCCCA ATTGCGATGTAGACTACTcaactttgaaaaaactaaaagaagAGCTCCTGACACTCAAGCAAACTGCTGCTGACAGAAATGGGCTGCAGACTCAGCTCCCGCGGTTAGAGCGAAAATTAAACGACCACCATGACCTCCCTGAGGGCACTGTGGACTTCCAGTTTAAGTCTGTTTTGATCGATGACGTCCTAGAAGACCTGCACGCTGGGCGAGTGGCTCAATGTCCAGCCCTGAATGAGCAGCTGCTgcagtttaaacaaaaagctaACAAG CTGGAAAGACAGCTGCGACTGGCCACCGAAAATGTTCAATCAGCTGAAGACGACCTCGATAGCATGCGAACCAAATGTGCAATGGCTGAAATCGAGGCATGGAACCAAAGAACTGAAACCGAGACTCTGAAGTCCAAGATTGTGTGCATGGAGCAGGAAATGGAGAGCTTGAAGACCATGTGTAAAGATCAGGAGGCATTGCAAATGGAGAAAGACAG ACTGCAAGTGAGTCTGGATGAATTGATGCGCATGCACGACGACTACGAGCACATGCGCATGCAAGTGATAGCTGTGGATGTGATCAAGGCAGAACGGGACCGCTATAAACGTAAATGCGAAGAGTTTACAGGCCTGGAGAACGAGTGTAATTTGCTGAGAAGTCAGCTGGAGCATGCTAAACTAATAGAGAAGGAGAAGGAATCTCTGCAGAAACAGGCTGAAGATTTGGAGAAGTGCGTCTGCGAGCAAGAAACGGAAATAAAGGGCCTGGTGTGTCATGTCAGTTGCCTGGCTCAAGACAGGCAGCAACAGCAAGCCAAAATGAAGGACGAAGTTTCCAGCCTGAAGCTGGAGCTAGAGGAAAAAAAGAATCTGCTCGCGATTTCTGAAGAAGAGATCGCAACCCTAAACATAAAGATTGAGACCACCCTGTGTAACCTCACCAACGAGGCTGTGCGGCTGCGGCAAGACAAAGAAGACTTGCGGAAATGTCTTCAGCGTATCAAGcaagaaaaattagaaatcaaACGCCAGTGTCAGGAACTGGAAGAAATCAACTGCGATCTGAAATGGGAGCTGCAAAGCAAGCTGAAACAAATTCAGGATCAGGAAATTCAGCTCGAAGACAGAAACAGGACAATCGAAATTATGCAAGAAGTCCTCAGTGACCGGGAAGAGGTTGACAAAAATCTAATCACTGAGTACAGCGAATGGGAGTTGGCAAGACCTCAAGCCGAACTGGAAAAGGCAAATGTGAGGAACCAGCAGCTCTCCTTAAAAGCAAGAGCTAGCTCAGAATCCAACTATGAGTTTAAAGACATGCTAGAGCAGGCCAAGTGCGCGGTAAAGTGCATTCCTCAGGGATTAGAGCAGCAGCACGCGAAATGGGGCAGCAACAAGGAGCGGTTTAG ATGCTGCTCTGGATGTAATGTTAAGAAACCTACAGTTCAAAAAGGACTGATTATAGGGGATTCCGACCACTGTACTTGCAAGCCAAAAAAACCCGAGTCAAAATCCAAAGAAGTGCAGTACAATTCCCCGCCAACTTGCAACGGCAAAAGAACAACGCAGTCAAAACTTCAGGAGTTAACTAGCTCATCCACTCCCACAAAACAATCCTCAGAAGATCCTCAGGGACTGAGCTTGACACTGCCAAACGACCTCAAACAGGACGTGGAGGAAGATGCAATGTTCACTGCTAGATCTGTTGGAGACAACCTGGCGAGGTCAGCAGAGCTTAAAGCAGAACTTCTGAAAGCGAATGAGACTATTGCATGCCTCAGGCAGCAGCTTGCAAGAGCAGAGAGAACTGCAGCCGAAAGTTTGTCCCTCAGGAAAAACTTAAACAAGACTTTGGATGCTATGAGGAAAATAGGGACTGCGGGCAGTGCTGCCTTCTGCGACACAGAGAATtctaaattacaaaaagaCTTGGAAAATGCTCTGGAAGACGTCAGAACGTCCGGCAATGAGACTTCGTGTCTAAGGACCGAAAACTGCAAATTAAAGCAGCAACTAACGCAGCTGGAAATGGAGAGCACCGAAGTAAGATCCCACATGGACCATGCGTGGAATTCCCTGAGAAAAACCAGCGACGAATTGAGGCAGCTACAAGACAACAACAAACGGTATAAACAAAGAAACGGAGAGCTGGAATATGAAATAGCAGAGCTCCAACGAAGATTAGATCTTGCTGGCAGACCCATTGAAGCGATTGACACCAACGTTAAGTTACTTCAAGAGGAGCTGAACAAACTGAAAAGGGATCTAGATGCAACCCAGAACGAAGCCAGAACCTCTGGACAGGGAAATTCGCAGCTGTGCAGCAGCAATATCGAAGTGGAGGCTGCCTTGAAGGCCAAAGCTGAGGCTGAAAACCAAATCAACGACCTGAAAAGTGCTGTAAACGCACTTAAGATCCAACACGCTCAGATACATGAGGCCAAGGAGAAGCTACAGTTGGAAAAATCCGCGTTATGTCAGGACATGAAGAGAGCAACCACGAATTTGGACGCGGAGAAAAATAAAGGCAAACAACGCAAATCCAACAAAGAAACGAAGAAAAAACACAGTCACTTGAAGTCTTTGGTTTTGGTTCTGGCACAGGAAATCATGAAGGAGCGCAAAAAGTTCATGAAATTGCAGAaggaaagaaatgaaattggAGAGCAATTGCGGGCTTCCTTCGCTAAACTGGAAGCCATGGAAAGGAGACCTAAGAATTTAATCAAGGAGAAGGAGGAGACTTTTAAGGGAAAACTAAAGACGATTAAAGAGGGCGACAAACTAACAAAAGAGAGATTAGACTTAGAGCAGCATACGGAGGAGGCCAaaggaaaaagtgaaaatttgcaGTCTCACGTGAGGGTCATAGATGAGGAATTGATGGATAAAAAGAAGAGCAGTTTTGAG GACCCGAAATTGAAGAACGAAAAACTCACTCTGGTCACCTTTGAAACCGCGTCTTCGCCGCTTGTTCAATTCACCCTTTCTAACCTTTTCTCAGACGACGAAATGGCTTTTCACAGCGAAAATTTGAGCGCAAACAATGTAGACGCCCTGCTCAAGAAGGGCCCCACTAAAGGATTCAGG GCATTGACGGTAGAAGAACTACAATTTATCCATAAACAGCTCAAGGAAGGGGTCATTAAAGCCTTAGAGCGTCTAGAGCAGAAAGCTGGACTTTTGAGGCCTCGTAAGGGCCGCGACAATCTCTCTCTTTTACACAGAATTATCGAGCTAGAGGGCGATTTGTTGAGGGGGCAGAGACAAGCGTCACACAAAG TCACACAGGGGCAAACCGGGACCAAACTGAAGGACTGCCGATCGTGGGACCTGAAAAGAGACTTGAAGAGAGAGAAACGGGGGACTTTAGTTGCCCCAATGAAAGCGTTGAGAAGGAGGATCAGCGGGAACATAAATGCTTTGGAG AAAATAATGTCCCAGCTGCAGAAGCACTTGAACAAGGAGCTgctaaataaaatgaaactgaACGAAAAGGTGGAGCGGCCGAGGAAGAAAATGCCTGCCGTCGGAAATACGAATGCGTTAAAGAGATATGAGTAA
- the LOC136341947 gene encoding golgin subfamily A member 4-like isoform X1 yields the protein MSTFYQKGSPQSAYCAGQMTITTETLTELEKAENIGTGGETLHRKLESCRYDLEKLEVNHEMELDDSAKTERKKLTHHCHFKEGQTSTGNSSDEEVTSLEEEIARVQSETPEKEPRIAAKEMEVLKKYYSNLFSIQEENVKLIKSNQELQLKCKESEEKLQIPNCDVDYSTLKKLKEELLTLKQTAADRNGLQTQLPRLERKLNDHHDLPEGTVDFQFKSVLIDDVLEDLHAGRVAQCPALNEQLLQFKQKANKLERQLRLATENVQSAEDDLDSMRTKCAMAEIEAWNQRTETETLKSKIVCMEQEMESLKTMCKDQEALQMEKDRLQVSLDELMRMHDDYEHMRMQVIAVDVIKAERDRYKRKCEEFTGLENECNLLRSQLEHAKLIEKEKESLQKQAEDLEKCVCEQETEIKGLVCHVSCLAQDRQQQQAKMKDEVSSLKLELEEKKNLLAISEEEIATLNIKIETTLCNLTNEAVRLRQDKEDLRKCLQRIKQEKLEIKRQCQELEEINCDLKWELQSKLKQIQDQEIQLEDRNRTIEIMQEVLSDREEVDKNLITEYSEWELARPQAELEKANVRNQQLSLKARASSESNYEFKDMLEQAKCAVKCIPQGLEQQHAKWGSNKERFRCCSGCNVKKPTVQKGLIIGDSDHCTCKPKKPESKSKEVQYNSPPTCNGKRTTQSKLQELTSSSTPTKQSSEDPQGLSLTLPNDLKQDVEEDAMFTARSVGDNLARSAELKAELLKANETIACLRQQLARAERTAAESLSLRKNLNKTLDAMRKIGTAGSAAFCDTENSKLQKDLENALEDVRTSGNETSCLRTENCKLKQQLTQLEMESTEVRSHMDHAWNSLRKTSDELRQLQDNNKRYKQRNGELEYEIAELQRRLDLAGRPIEAIDTNVKLLQEELNKLKRDLDATQNEARTSGQGNSQLCSSNIEVEAALKAKAEAENQINDLKSAVNALKIQHAQIHEAKEKLQLEKSALCQDMKRATTNLDAEKNKGKQRKSNKETKKKHSHLKSLVLVLAQEIMKERKKFMKLQKERNEIGEQLRASFAKLEAMERRPKNLIKEKEETFKGKLKTIKEGDKLTKERLDLEQHTEEAKGKSENLQSHVRVIDEELMDKKKSSFEDPKLKNEKLTLVTFETASSPLVQFTLSNLFSDDEMAFHSENLSANNVDALLKKGPTKGFRALTVEELQFIHKQLKEGVIKALERLEQKAGLLRPRKGRDNLSLLHRIIELEGDLLRGQRQASHKVTQGQTGTKLKDCRSWDLKRDLKREKRGTLVAPMKALRRRISGNINALEKIMSQLQKHLNKELLNKMKLNEKVERPRKKMPAVGNTNALKRYE from the exons ATGTCAACCTTTTACCAAAAAGGCTCT CCCCAAAGTGCCTACTGTGCAGGGCAAATGACAATCACCACTGAGACTCTGACGGAACTAGAGAAGGCCGAAAATATTGGCACGGGAGGAGAGACTCTTCATAGGAAACTAGAGAGCTGCCGATATGATCTTGAGAAACTCGAG GTAAACCATGAAATGGAGCTCGATGATTCCGCGAAAactgaaaggaaaaaattgacacACCATTGTCATTTCAAAGAAGGCCAGACATCAACAGGAAATTCCAGCGATGAAGAGGTGACGTCTCTGGAAGAGGAAATCGCAAGAGTGCAATCTGAGACTCCGGAGAAGGAGCCCAGAATTGCAGCGAAAGAGATGGAGGTTTTGAAGAAGTACTACTCCAACCTCTTCTCGATCCAAGAAGAGAACGTAAAACTGATAAAGAGCAATCAAGAACTGCAGCTCAAGTGCAAGGAGTCTGAAGAAAAGTTGCAGATCCCCA ATTGCGATGTAGACTACTcaactttgaaaaaactaaaagaagAGCTCCTGACACTCAAGCAAACTGCTGCTGACAGAAATGGGCTGCAGACTCAGCTCCCGCGGTTAGAGCGAAAATTAAACGACCACCATGACCTCCCTGAGGGCACTGTGGACTTCCAGTTTAAGTCTGTTTTGATCGATGACGTCCTAGAAGACCTGCACGCTGGGCGAGTGGCTCAATGTCCAGCCCTGAATGAGCAGCTGCTgcagtttaaacaaaaagctaACAAG CTGGAAAGACAGCTGCGACTGGCCACCGAAAATGTTCAATCAGCTGAAGACGACCTCGATAGCATGCGAACCAAATGTGCAATGGCTGAAATCGAGGCATGGAACCAAAGAACTGAAACCGAGACTCTGAAGTCCAAGATTGTGTGCATGGAGCAGGAAATGGAGAGCTTGAAGACCATGTGTAAAGATCAGGAGGCATTGCAAATGGAGAAAGACAG ACTGCAAGTGAGTCTGGATGAATTGATGCGCATGCACGACGACTACGAGCACATGCGCATGCAAGTGATAGCTGTGGATGTGATCAAGGCAGAACGGGACCGCTATAAACGTAAATGCGAAGAGTTTACAGGCCTGGAGAACGAGTGTAATTTGCTGAGAAGTCAGCTGGAGCATGCTAAACTAATAGAGAAGGAGAAGGAATCTCTGCAGAAACAGGCTGAAGATTTGGAGAAGTGCGTCTGCGAGCAAGAAACGGAAATAAAGGGCCTGGTGTGTCATGTCAGTTGCCTGGCTCAAGACAGGCAGCAACAGCAAGCCAAAATGAAGGACGAAGTTTCCAGCCTGAAGCTGGAGCTAGAGGAAAAAAAGAATCTGCTCGCGATTTCTGAAGAAGAGATCGCAACCCTAAACATAAAGATTGAGACCACCCTGTGTAACCTCACCAACGAGGCTGTGCGGCTGCGGCAAGACAAAGAAGACTTGCGGAAATGTCTTCAGCGTATCAAGcaagaaaaattagaaatcaaACGCCAGTGTCAGGAACTGGAAGAAATCAACTGCGATCTGAAATGGGAGCTGCAAAGCAAGCTGAAACAAATTCAGGATCAGGAAATTCAGCTCGAAGACAGAAACAGGACAATCGAAATTATGCAAGAAGTCCTCAGTGACCGGGAAGAGGTTGACAAAAATCTAATCACTGAGTACAGCGAATGGGAGTTGGCAAGACCTCAAGCCGAACTGGAAAAGGCAAATGTGAGGAACCAGCAGCTCTCCTTAAAAGCAAGAGCTAGCTCAGAATCCAACTATGAGTTTAAAGACATGCTAGAGCAGGCCAAGTGCGCGGTAAAGTGCATTCCTCAGGGATTAGAGCAGCAGCACGCGAAATGGGGCAGCAACAAGGAGCGGTTTAG ATGCTGCTCTGGATGTAATGTTAAGAAACCTACAGTTCAAAAAGGACTGATTATAGGGGATTCCGACCACTGTACTTGCAAGCCAAAAAAACCCGAGTCAAAATCCAAAGAAGTGCAGTACAATTCCCCGCCAACTTGCAACGGCAAAAGAACAACGCAGTCAAAACTTCAGGAGTTAACTAGCTCATCCACTCCCACAAAACAATCCTCAGAAGATCCTCAGGGACTGAGCTTGACACTGCCAAACGACCTCAAACAGGACGTGGAGGAAGATGCAATGTTCACTGCTAGATCTGTTGGAGACAACCTGGCGAGGTCAGCAGAGCTTAAAGCAGAACTTCTGAAAGCGAATGAGACTATTGCATGCCTCAGGCAGCAGCTTGCAAGAGCAGAGAGAACTGCAGCCGAAAGTTTGTCCCTCAGGAAAAACTTAAACAAGACTTTGGATGCTATGAGGAAAATAGGGACTGCGGGCAGTGCTGCCTTCTGCGACACAGAGAATtctaaattacaaaaagaCTTGGAAAATGCTCTGGAAGACGTCAGAACGTCCGGCAATGAGACTTCGTGTCTAAGGACCGAAAACTGCAAATTAAAGCAGCAACTAACGCAGCTGGAAATGGAGAGCACCGAAGTAAGATCCCACATGGACCATGCGTGGAATTCCCTGAGAAAAACCAGCGACGAATTGAGGCAGCTACAAGACAACAACAAACGGTATAAACAAAGAAACGGAGAGCTGGAATATGAAATAGCAGAGCTCCAACGAAGATTAGATCTTGCTGGCAGACCCATTGAAGCGATTGACACCAACGTTAAGTTACTTCAAGAGGAGCTGAACAAACTGAAAAGGGATCTAGATGCAACCCAGAACGAAGCCAGAACCTCTGGACAGGGAAATTCGCAGCTGTGCAGCAGCAATATCGAAGTGGAGGCTGCCTTGAAGGCCAAAGCTGAGGCTGAAAACCAAATCAACGACCTGAAAAGTGCTGTAAACGCACTTAAGATCCAACACGCTCAGATACATGAGGCCAAGGAGAAGCTACAGTTGGAAAAATCCGCGTTATGTCAGGACATGAAGAGAGCAACCACGAATTTGGACGCGGAGAAAAATAAAGGCAAACAACGCAAATCCAACAAAGAAACGAAGAAAAAACACAGTCACTTGAAGTCTTTGGTTTTGGTTCTGGCACAGGAAATCATGAAGGAGCGCAAAAAGTTCATGAAATTGCAGAaggaaagaaatgaaattggAGAGCAATTGCGGGCTTCCTTCGCTAAACTGGAAGCCATGGAAAGGAGACCTAAGAATTTAATCAAGGAGAAGGAGGAGACTTTTAAGGGAAAACTAAAGACGATTAAAGAGGGCGACAAACTAACAAAAGAGAGATTAGACTTAGAGCAGCATACGGAGGAGGCCAaaggaaaaagtgaaaatttgcaGTCTCACGTGAGGGTCATAGATGAGGAATTGATGGATAAAAAGAAGAGCAGTTTTGAG GACCCGAAATTGAAGAACGAAAAACTCACTCTGGTCACCTTTGAAACCGCGTCTTCGCCGCTTGTTCAATTCACCCTTTCTAACCTTTTCTCAGACGACGAAATGGCTTTTCACAGCGAAAATTTGAGCGCAAACAATGTAGACGCCCTGCTCAAGAAGGGCCCCACTAAAGGATTCAGG GCATTGACGGTAGAAGAACTACAATTTATCCATAAACAGCTCAAGGAAGGGGTCATTAAAGCCTTAGAGCGTCTAGAGCAGAAAGCTGGACTTTTGAGGCCTCGTAAGGGCCGCGACAATCTCTCTCTTTTACACAGAATTATCGAGCTAGAGGGCGATTTGTTGAGGGGGCAGAGACAAGCGTCACACAAAG TCACACAGGGGCAAACCGGGACCAAACTGAAGGACTGCCGATCGTGGGACCTGAAAAGAGACTTGAAGAGAGAGAAACGGGGGACTTTAGTTGCCCCAATGAAAGCGTTGAGAAGGAGGATCAGCGGGAACATAAATGCTTTGGAG AAAATAATGTCCCAGCTGCAGAAGCACTTGAACAAGGAGCTgctaaataaaatgaaactgaACGAAAAGGTGGAGCGGCCGAGGAAGAAAATGCCTGCCGTCGGAAATACGAATGCGTTAAAGAGATATGAGTAA